The Dromaius novaehollandiae isolate bDroNov1 unplaced genomic scaffold, bDroNov1.hap1 HAP1_SCAFFOLD_56, whole genome shotgun sequence genome contains the following window.
gatctcatagcatctcCATGAAgtagcagagatgctgagagcatggagatggtggtgggaggctgtcaatgggcatctgaaaagagccctgtgtgtccttggctagaagaggagtgtgaagacctccctcaggtgcctggagaaaggcagagaaggttggatatctgcactttgaaactggacttgtctgctctcagcaggggctggtttcttttggGGGGAATAGCATGCTCCAGCTtaaagaggtgcaagcacaggacaggtaggaatgagactactagacagtcgagatgtccccactccaagtgacagtgcatgctttcctctcaggactcacagtagaaatgccaaggatttctacttttaaagagcactccccaggggagacgagggcctctcaaagaaaataaacaatatttaaaaaatccctgaaactcacttctgcaacccttgtcctttagaattgggagagaagatgctgaaaagcccttccacaagatgaatgaatttcatttgacagaaattgtgaatctCAGAattagtcacccccattcccatgtaccccctgctgtacagcaggacagactcctccggaggctatgggcagaggtccctgctcctcatgactccctctgccctcacaaaccagagctcaagcaagggaaatgggcaaagggcctcccaataaacagagaagcaatgtgggattattaataagaaatgaaaaaatttatttattttattttcctttaaaagtctctcctaacttgtcaatgtcttttcctccctgcacagtcccccatggccagggggagcaaatgttgaacagcagctccttcaatgagttcctcctcctgccatttgtggacacacgggagctgcagctcttgcacttctcgctcttcctgggcatctacctggctgccctcctgggcaacggcctcatcatcacagctataGCCTTCagccaccacctccacacccccatgtacttcttcctcctcaacctctctgtcctCGACCTTGgatccatctccaccactgtccccaaatccatggccaattcgctgtgggacaccagggtcatttcctactcgggatgtgctgcccaggtctttttctttgtcttctttatgtcagcagagtattctctcctcactgtcatggcctatgaccgctttgttgccatctgcagacccctgcactatgggaccctcatggacagcagagcttgtgttagaatggcagcagctgcctgggccagtgggtttctcaatgctctcctgcacactgggaacacattttcaataccactctgccaaggcaacacagtggaccagttcttctgtgaaatcccccagatcctcaagctctcctgctcagatgcctacctcagggaagtggggcttcttgttgttagtatctgtttaggctttggatgtttcgttttcattgtggtgtcctacgtgcagatcttcactgctgtgctgaggatcccctctgagcagggctggcacaaagccttttccatgtgcctcccgcacctggccgtggtctccttgctcatcagcactggcatgtttgcctacctgaagcccccctccctctcctccccatctccgGATCtgatggtggctgttctgtactcggtggtgcctccagcagtgaaccccctcatctacagcatgaggaacaaggagatccaggaggcagtgaggaaactctttcagctggtactagttcggcagcaatgagctgcccatctctcctcacaagcaattccccgtttatctccagcagctcttgtgcattgtgcattctgtctgtgatagtcacATTTGTGCACAAgtttgaattcctcccacttctccaaagACGCAAAGCCCATCTGTCtaacccagaggccttctgtaaatctgcctatcactgtgtcagaggtggcctcccaagtagcatctctgtaataaaaggggatctccttagtACTGTACCTGAACAAAAGGCTCTTCTTCCcatgctggagccaagaatgcactcagggaattgcacccaaaaaggtcctgttgctgtgcttgggatttcCATTGGCTAAGGGGGATGCACGCAGAGGGTGATGTgcgagggaaggagggctggatggagccctcacttgcgggtgcccagtgcccctggagagggtgagtggtcaagaggtctctgccagggactgtcccaCCTATTAGAGCGCTGGTGACAGAtgtccatccttctggaagggaatatggagccaCCCGGAGAGCACAGgacatctccaggggcagcgtgtgcctgggatgggcagtgagtggagacccCCCAAACCAGGGGTAGTCACAcaaagtaaagggccaaaccagggaatgcagcacatcagggctctgcagtctcaggagagggagtgggctgggtctaaggACACCTCTGAAcccctcctgagcaatgtgaaatggcctgtgattgctccaaggaccctccacagccacagaccctggggaggggcttgtcaggtgcaatgatgctggtccaggtGGCTATGCCCTCAGCAGCacggccagtgtggagtcaccccatgccccacagcctgctcgccctgcagagcagcaccatcagcccggggcctgcagggagcccaggacaggggtgcaggaatggccgatcaggccagcacggacacactgacccaaagaaaggctctctggggagcagggacatctccagagaagaacaaaggagcaattgtgtgcttgtggggaggaataaatgaaaacctgtttctgtgtgtgtcagctccgggcaggctgctctgtcactggagctgcctgaggagccccggggccaggactctggtgctgccctgggcaggggggctgcccagaggggctgcaggcagccagggttaaggatctctggtcatgagagcagtggagacatggagtgcctggcctccacttccttgtgccattgctggtccccaggtgtggggctgatggggaggctgacacccctctctgccccccagcagctgctgtgccctgcagaggggctggggctgtggggtgagtgcccagagctctgcagccccctgccacaggcactgctgtggggccaccccagcctggtctgctgtgctgggtgggctggggagagggcaggggaggtggggagagctggggagggtctggtctggtctggaaagggcccaggagaggacaaatgccagtaggcagctcctgcgtgtgaacggcagtgtgggagcacagagccgTGTGCTTACAGGGCAAATgtaggtctgctgggaaaggcagcaggacatggcaggtGCAAGAGAGGAGAGCTCAGGTTGTTTCGTGTGCTTCacggacacactggggaagctgccccagggccatcgtcccagagcagcccctcacatcagccctttccagcactggctgctcacccagctgtggggtggtccaaggccagctccatcctcctgcaggtctctgtatcccaacagaggggaaaagaccagTCTTGCAGGGCTTGtcttctgcaccagacaccagcggatcctggagcataccactggctgggcagtgggtgggggatcatttaggagtcatttaatgacagcagttgccatgtccaagacatctggttgcagctccagccaagctctggctttcctcactccatccctttgtgcacggacaaggtctcgatgctccccctgggcagcttcctcccttccaccctctgtgcacttccatcccagcaccctgagcactggtgctgctgccagggcagaggtggaggatcccccggagcggctcctcagggagctccccagggaaatgctgtgtccagccccagccccagccccagccccagtgtggcagaggggagctgccctctcctgacccaccctggcggtgccagccccaggtgttggctacatgtccagacttcactaggagacactctggattgatctcaactggagaatgttgctgtcccttattctgaaagtgggaaaataataatccgaataaataaataatccggaaaaaaacaccaccctttcaaagcagaaatgcttgtataTTATTGCAGTCTCCATCTACAGCTACACTCCCGAAACATCTTCCATTAGCCAtacaagatttgaagaaaattacaggaagagatgtggttcatcagggctttttcattttaatgatccccatggtggatttggtgctgagtccatgaaccacagctcctcgcaggatattgcagaaaatgtcccagaagtcaaagaagcaaagcacgaagtttctttgagtgttagtgggtcccattgagagccatgagcaacaaagactccccaggggctgatctgagcagagaattgtgatcaccagctacaggcaggcaaaggcaatgtgctggtgtttctaatgccaagtcaaccttggtgTGTTTGATCAAGaaaaatgggcaaggatggacacccagcccctgggaaggcagatcctttcctcccacgtttcccagggctcttcctgggggcaggctgcatgtgggggtgtgcaatgctgagagGAGGACAAGGACACAACATctcttggggtcccctgggggaCAAGCGGCCCTGAGGCTTGCCTGTGCCCTcgactgtctccaccacaggctgtcctacactgtcccacgcctgctgctgtgtccctgcacactgtaaacctgcttccccgccttgctctctctcactctgggatctccctccctttactggtgtctctccatcctcactggctgttccttgaaacacagagccaggggctgatcacagactccctctgggtgatctctggcagcacagcactactctttgagTGACATTTATTCACGTTActgtccagcctgaacctcccaagttgcagtttgtgactgtttccccttctcatgctgtttcccactaccaagagaagctcctgggagtcccaccctgggacacactactgcagctgtggccaccccaggGCTGAGACAAGGGGAATAATGGCTCCCCTggtctgctggccaagctcttcccagtgcagcccatgGACCTGTGGCCTTATTTGCAATGAGTGTGCCCCACTGGCTCGTGTGGGATTTCTCACGATGGCCAGGCccatctcctcagggtcactcctctgctggtaagGGCCCATGCTGCCCTGATACatggagttatccttccccaggtgcaggacttgccccttctccttggaaaacttCCTGAGGCTTCTGTTGGACAAACCCTCAAGTTTCTGAAGGTCCCCCACactgaagctctcttgtgtcagctgttaatgtgtgtgtgtgcagatggctcccctGACTTGTGGTGACTCCAGCAGGATAAGAGcgtgaggaactgcaggacactacacataataaaaggagatattagtttaatggaactgctggcactggtaggaattactgtgctgacagtaaagcacagtaaaagccagatggatgcacagaaaagcccaatgaatgcacaaagcaagcaaaatgagGACCAGTGGGCACAGGGTAAGCAGAGGTGGGCTGTTTGTGTGGACGAGCATGAGGATGATAAAAGGGAAGAActtgaaagggggaaaaggagggggggaaagcagggGGTGAAATAAAGGATATGatcagggctgtttgggggtacCTGTGAAACAGTCCTACACCTGAGCAACACTGACTGGAAGAGGACAGGACTGCTGCAGTTGTTCTGACCATACTTACGTCTGACTTACTTCTGTGGTCACAGAGGACCTAAGTGCTTTCCCTACCATCAACAAGGGAAGACCTGgtgtggaaagaaatgcaagatgattcaggctggaaaggacctcaggaggtctccaacccagcttcctgctcacagcagggtcagctctcagatcagaccaggttgctcaaggctttatttatttaggccttgaaaacctccaaggatggagatgctttttggcccggagggcacagcctctctgggcaacctgccccagcgCTTCACCATCTCAAtagctaaattttttttccttatccccaTCCCGTACCTCTTTTGTTGCAACCAATGCCCATTGGCTCTCACTTCCTGTCATTCACAATGGTGAAGAGTATTGTGTTGTAACGCAGCAGGTATTGTATGCTGTGAGAAGGGTCCACTCTGGACAAGCAGCTGTTCATAATTAAACTttgaccttaaaacctttcaggcccgAGAGGAAACCTCCCACCACCAGGATcggctggctctggggaggccaaatctggtgctaacccacatgcagaaaaggaattcaaaactGCAAGAATTGCAGTGGCAAtagccagagatgacagaatcactgaatcattcaggctggaagggaccgtgggaggtctctagcccagtcttctgctcacatcaggatcaacactgaattcacaccaaattCCCcaaggccttgtccagctgcATCCTGTAAGCCTCCAGGAACAGAAAGTCCATAACCTTGCTGGACCCTTCTTCACATGCTTCATCACCCTCTTTGATTTTCTCCCTTACATCTAAATTTTAAcctcacttgtgtcagcttatagccattgcctctcattcttctgccatgggtCGCTGCAAAAACCTGCTTCTTTATTGGTGGTAACCTTGAGttgagaagctgctatgagtccccagcaaagcctttccttttccagctgaacaagagatgggaatagggccttccagagtgggacatttccacctctcatagtcAGTCATtctctgatgaaacaagttgcaatgttggaatctgtctgtctccactctttagcaaaggacaataggtgattattttagtctacatgagtgaacatttcccaggaggagggagcacaagggacagagaaattgaggacatcagctgggcctctgctcctgagcgaggccaggctcctgggatggagggagctcatggcaacctggcagcactgcccacacacagctgtgtgcaggagcagctcctctgccaagagcagcagggctgcgggcactgcctgctgctgctgacatgagatgagagaaggcagaaagaagtggaaggcagtgtggagtaggaggacagaggagagctcgttCTGGGAGAAATctccacagcccttgacacggtaagcctctcgctgcagggcaatgctactgaggttcctggaggggtcttctgaacccagtccatcctataactgatagattgagtcatgaattcagtgacctgtggcaggacaggttcattctcctgtcaagaaggcgatgcatgggtcaggggtgccaccagctcgagctcatgcacaggttatgtccgaagggtcttttcagaggaaggtcaaaaaaaggctaattgaaagggaaggagttttccttctagtaaaagctcatGAGTACTACAGAAACTGTAAAAAATACATCCTAATTTtggcaaggagaaaaaaggaaagagccttCTGGTTTGCAAGCAATGTGTACTCCCagaccttcactctcagagatcaataggtctgtgagaaactccagcaaaccccttcagccccacctcagccgacagacagcactggcagcacctttattgccttataagagtttttctgacctgctccttaggacctgtgagaacagagatacctgtgcccagtgccctgtcctgggcagtttctgtagggcagaactgagcacacagagggtgggaaggggtctgtgagcactggcagggaaaagatgttgggacagagaaagagctgccggcaaggacagtgccaggcagcagagatgggcaaggAATGAGAGGGCACTGCCAACAGAATCTTCATGGCAGCATGGGTTTGAGTCTTGGACAGTCTCTGCAATGCAGGCAGCTTCTTCTGAGCACTCCCCCATGTCTCctttcccacccagcagagcctctgccctgacagttatggggtccaggccatgagccgcctcctctgcagccagaccttcagcagaggagaggggcatctctcccgCCATGGGCAAGtttactgctgcccgacaaaggggctgagagtgactgccctgtgatgtcaccgtctgtgaggtgaCATGCCTGGCTGGGTAAGCTGAAGGCTCTGTGCAAGAGCGGgatctgcatgggagtgaggtgtccgcagcccccttctagcctgtgcagctccaggaagtgcagtctgtggggttaggaattgagctgactctcccttaaggagagaccacCTTCAGTCCTAatgtcctttgaccatttccctgtcaTGTCCCGCCAGACTTTGAGccgccctccagaagggcactgctgcctcacagcatctctgtgatgtccgagagacccatgaagaagctgcagagatactgagagtatggagatggtgttgggaaactgtatctgggcagctgaaaagagccctgtgtgtccttgcctagaaggggagtgtggagacctccttctGGCGGCCTGAGAAAGGGAAAGACGGTTTGACATATGTGGctttgaaactggactcatctgctcctagcagtggcaggtttctttttagggcaacatatgagagtTACCATCCTCCGgctcaaagaggtgtgagcacaggacagctgggaacaagactaatagacagaacAGCTGTCCTCACTCCTTaacaagtggcagtgaatcttcttgtttttaaagactcacgatagaaatgctgagaatttctgcctttgaggaacactccccacaGGTGACAGGgccctctcaaagaaaataaacctaaaactctgtttctcaaccctcattctttagagcaggtagtgaagacactgaaaagcccttccacaggatgaatagattttatttgagaGAAATTATGAGAGTCAGACCTGTTTACCTGCattcccactactgtacagcaggactgattcctctgcagcccatgggtagaggcttctgctcctcacagcacactcagccagcatgaaccagagctcaagcaaagTACCTGCCAGTGATCCTCCCaaaaaagagaggcagagaggcaatGTAGTGTTtttattatgatttctttttccttggaagatCTCCCCTAACTtgccaatgtcttttcctccttagacagtccccaaagcccagtgagaccaaatgttgaacagcagctccttcagcgagttcctcctcctgggatTTGCAGAcacccgggagctgcagctcttgcacttctcgctcttcctgggcatctacctggctgccctcctgggcaacggcctcatcatcacagctgtagccttcagccaccgcctccacacccccatgtacttcttcctcctcaacctctccatcctcgaccttggctccatctctgtcactgtccccaaatccatggccaattccctgtgggacaccagggccatttcctactcgggatgtgctgcccaggtcttttggtttctcttcttaattgcagctgagttttatctcctcacagtcatggcctatgaccgctttattgccatctgcagacccctgcactatgggaccctcatgagcagcagagcttgtgtcaaaatggcagcagctgcctgggccagtggttttctccatgctctcctgcacactgggaacacattttcaataccattctgccaaggcaacacagtggaccagttcttctgtgaaatcccccagatcctcaagctctgctGCGCAGATTCCTACCTCAGGGAATTGGGGCTTCTTGTGTTTAGTGTCTTTTtggtctttgggtgtttcattttcattgtggtgtcctacgtgcagatcttcactgctgtgctgaggatcccctctgagcagggccggcacaaagccttttccatgtgcctcccacatctggccgtggtctccctgtttatcAGTGCTGGcacgtttgcctacctgaagcccccctccctctcctccccagctgtggatctggtggtggctgttctgtactcggtggtgcctccagcagtgaaccccctcctctacagcatgcGGAACAAGGTGCTCAAGGATGCAGTGAacaaactgattcagctggtactatttcagcagcaataagctgcccatccctcttcacaggtgatttctaatttatctcagacaactcttctGCCTTGGgtattctccctgtgataatcatgcttgtagAGAACTtttttgaattcatcccacttctccagcagcaggaacccCCCACTCAGTctgcctgagaggccttctgtgaatgtgtctgtcactgtgtcagagctggcctgtctctaataaaaggggatttcctcagtgctgtgcttgaaagttggtttcttcttccaaaactgaAGCCAATAATTCACGCAGGAGCTTTCACCCTTgaaaggactgttgctttctggggaTCTCCATGGGCTaaaggcaatgagctcatgggatgctgtgttagggaatgagggctgcattcagctctcacttgtgggtgcccagtgctcctggaggtgctgaatggtcaagtggtgtctgcctgggactgtctgccctatgacagggctggtgacagatgcccacagtggggaccctgcaggcagagggaagggagcctgcagagtggttcatgtcaccttcaatgggctggatctcgggacacacctgaacacagcctgagccatttgaaatgtcctgtgattgctcagagcatcatccacagccacagaccccttggtagagggttgtcaggtgcaatgatgcccgtccagctgggtctgcttctcactccaaccaccatggccagtgcagagtcaccccgtggccctggggcaccacagcccgctcgctctgcagagcagcactgccagctcggggccctgcggggagcacaggggaggctccaggagtggccaggcaggccagcactgatgcactccctggggtgaggacacacaccggtgggtttgtggggcagagccaggtctcgtggaggggaagcaagacatgccgggtgcaggagagtggaggccatttgcagccctggctgcacagcccaggtttatgggcaAGTTTTGCTGTACGGCCAGGtcattcctgctgggctcagtgcctgtatcgaggggaagagccaggcctaggcagcctctctgctggcccagaccccagcaggctccggggacggctgtgtgctgacccctgcgtgggacatggccagggctgggcaaggtgcagaaactgtgggggctgccaaagcaggagggctgtgggggacgggacACCAAAGGCTgtcacagggactgtgccagggggacgctggcctggcccacgagctcttgttcttgctccagctgtgctggaggaccaagaggtccctcaggca
Protein-coding sequences here:
- the LOC135325758 gene encoding olfactory receptor 14A16-like codes for the protein MLNSSSFNEFLLLPFVDTRELQLLHFSLFLGIYLAALLGNGLIITAIAFSHHLHTPMYFFLLNLSVLDLGSISTTVPKSMANSLWDTRVISYSGCAAQVFFFVFFMSAEYSLLTVMAYDRFVAICRPLHYGTLMDSRACVRMAAAAWASGFLNALLHTGNTFSIPLCQGNTVDQFFCEIPQILKLSCSDAYLREVGLLVVSICLGFGCFVFIVVSYVQIFTAVLRIPSEQGWHKAFSMCLPHLAVVSLLISTGMFAYLKPPSLSSPSPDLMVAVLYSVVPPAVNPLIYSMRNKEIQEAVRKLFQLVLVRQQ
- the LOC135325757 gene encoding olfactory receptor 14A16-like, with protein sequence MLNSSSFSEFLLLGFADTRELQLLHFSLFLGIYLAALLGNGLIITAVAFSHRLHTPMYFFLLNLSILDLGSISVTVPKSMANSLWDTRAISYSGCAAQVFWFLFLIAAEFYLLTVMAYDRFIAICRPLHYGTLMSSRACVKMAAAAWASGFLHALLHTGNTFSIPFCQGNTVDQFFCEIPQILKLCCADSYLRELGLLVFSVFLVFGCFIFIVVSYVQIFTAVLRIPSEQGRHKAFSMCLPHLAVVSLFISAGTFAYLKPPSLSSPAVDLVVAVLYSVVPPAVNPLLYSMRNKVLKDAVNKLIQLVLFQQQ